The genomic segment gtgtgtgtgtgtgtgtgtgtgtgtgtgtatgagatattGTATTGAAAGCTAATACTGCTAGGTACTGGATAAGGGAGACTCAGGAAAATACATGCACCCAATCTTATTCATGTGATCCAACCTGCAAgcaaatgtaaaaatgaaaaaattaatcgTACAACTATGCAAAATTAAACATTTAGACactaagtaaaacaaaacaaacaaaaaaatttaaaaaattagaaataacaaagaaatgcttcaataaaacaaataattttttttcacaaaaaaaaaattccacaatATACATTATTCTATTCAATATCAGCAAGAACCTAAATTTCACATTCATTTTAAACATGGAGAAAATCCAGGTATGGCAAAACAGTAAAAAGACACTGATCTGCTTGTGCGAATTTTAAAGCCATATAACATTAAAATCCTTTAAATTAACATCCTGAATCATTAACGATACATACCACATTTTTTAGAAAGATTCTGTTCTTATCAATATTTACAGCTGTCCCAAAAGTTTTTAACAAAAGGTAATCAATGCAAAACACAAGCCCAAGCTTGCCACAGTTCAAAAATGCTAGGCGTTGCCTccgaaggggaaaacaaaaaacaaatgcccAGAGACAAGTGTAGTGCATGAAAATAAGATACCtccaacaaaaacaagaaatacatGATAAAACAAATCTATATCACATATTggcataaaaaaatcattatatgatatataactccCAAATACAGAGGAAATCAACACCAAAATAATGTACATACGATATaaagttcttgaaaaaaaaaaacatacatatatacatacacatacgtacatatatatatatatatacaaaggttacacacacacatataatatatatattttatatatatatatatatatatatatatatatatatatatatatcatatatatattatatatatatatatatatatatatctatataaaatatatatatataatatataaaaccccgtatgcatttacatatataagaatacacatatgtgtatatatgtgtatatatgtatgtgtgtgtatatacttatgtacatatttattttgtagatatatttatataaatagttatatgatttataaatgaatgtatacaaatatttatttattattaactcaAAAAgaacagacacgcagacacatacacaggatATATTGAAGCATATTCTTTCTTCGTGAAAGGATTAAATAAACATATCTCCGTTCCTTCCATCAGACTGGCGTGCTTCTACTCGTGTCGGTGCTTTGGACGGCGCAAGGATTTCCTGCACGGAATGGTTTAAAAGTCAAGGCTTGTTTTGTTAGTTCGCTTAAAGTTGTAGGAGATTGGAGCCCCTAAAAATCAAGATATTGAAATAATTGTAGTAATTTTTAAGAAACATATTCATAACGATTATATTGATAAATTTATACCGGCAGTGATAATAAACCCTGATATCACTGTAAAAGGAACaggaatatcattatttataataaaaataataatatatataaacagcaaatTATGCATTAATACTGATAGGAGCCTATCATAACTATCCTACTTTTTTTCCACATAATATTACGCATTCTAGAAACACAACTTTTGACATTGGGAATCGCTCAAAGCACTTCACTCAAAGGCTTACAAATATatgaaacatgaaaagaaaatgtcGACTCGAATAGGCCCCATACTCATCATCTAAAGTTTTTCGTAGAACGTGTCTGCGACCAAGAGCAAAGTCTCGCTCACTTGCTGCGTTGTAAAACTGTGTCCGAAGGATGGCGAGATCTTTTTGGTACTCTTTGCAGTTGCGTCGGAAGACCAGGCGGTCCCCAGGTTTAGGCAATCCATCTTTCCAACCAGTGGTATTTGTACCCGTCTACTTGGCTTCCCGGCAACTGGTCCATGCGGTGGTCCAAAGGGCAAGGAGGTGATGGTGGAAGTGGTAGCGGGAAATGTAGGGAAGTGGTGGAAGTGGAAGTTGGTAGCGGAAGTTGGAGGAAGCGGTGGAATGGAAACGGTATCGGAAGTGGAGGAAGCGGTGGAAGTGGAAGCGGTACCAGAAGTGGAGGAagcggtggaagtggaagtggaaaccggaagtggaggaagcggggaagtggaggaagcggtGGAAGTGGGCAGCGGAAGTGGAAGCGGcagtgggaagggggaagtggaagtggaaccGGAAGTGGAGAagcggtggaagtggaagtggtacGGAAGGGAGGAAGCGGTGGGAAATGGTACGGGAAGTGGAGGAAGCATGTGGAAGTGGAAGATATTGTCATTGAGAACCCTGCGTGTTTGGTGTGAACTGTTTATTAATggatagataattagaaaaaCTCTAAATATGCATTTCAATTGTGTGGGCAGCATTTAGTATGTAGTtggatatgtatgttgtatgtatatatgtgtatgtatgtttatgtatgtatgtatatgtatgtatgtgtatgttatgtatgtatatgtgtatatatgtataaatattataatatatatatatatatacattatatatatatatatatatatttttacatatatagacatatatatatatatatatatatatatatataatattatataagatatataattattgacttacacacacaatatgtgtgtttgcgagtgtgtgtgcttgtataaaattatatgtgtgtgtgtgtgtgcatatgaaataTAAAGCCTATTTCCCAGACTCGGAGAGTCTTGGGAAATAGgctgattttaaaaatttcacttcacattttttttttttatcaataatttcacaaaagggaaataatagtaTCTTATATCAAATGTCATAATCATACTACTTACGAACTTTTGTGAAAGTAAATTAGACTATTTTTCATAAGCTAAAAAAGTGACAATACACCTCAGGAAATGTTCCCCCTTTCGATAAGGATCCAACGATGTGGTATGACCATCAACTTACCAGGTTTTTCCGTGACAGTGAAACGCACACTCACTACCCcacatccacatatacacacgaaGTCGAGAAAGTGTCGGTTTCTTTAAACCCCTTTGCaagtttgtaaaaaatttaattccttcttaaatctatgtataatattttgtgCACTGCCTTGGAGTGTGAGAGCATCCTCCTCACTATTAGACATGAAGCGCTTTCCCTAAGTTTTTTTTCTCAGGACACATAGGACGGCGACTTTGCCATACACGTTGTAATATTCCAAATTCTTGCGCAGTTACTGCCAACTTTTAAGCAATGAGTGCAAGTACGTTTTTAATAACTGCAGAAAAAAGATCTAGTAGTCATTCTCATCACTAGCCATCACTCCTACCTCCCCTAACGGGCgataagattgattgattattttacattatctgccgcgtcaacagcaaaggtcattagcggcgaatcccttgttagatagaaatatttaaatatcaaaaactttaaaaatctatcaataaatattttataaataacaaataatatattataaattaaagcaaaaatattatgctctaaatgaataaaattattgcataaatattatgcataattaaactgTTTTGGGGAAATATTAGTCCcccaaaggaaactaaaaagaccTAGGGTCAAATCCTCCCAGTACATCGTTCAGACAAGTGTGAAACAAGTACGTACgtgtttggtctgagaatgttgcacatctttccactacatgtgcgaccgttaatggctcttggcattcctgacaaagtgcttcacttttagccctcCTCGGCCCATGAGtcggtcttgtgtgcccgattcttagtcttgttaatacaacttctacttttcggttgtaATGgatctggtcacccaactgccaaggtcctCTCTAATCtcacgcagtttgtttctagaggtatgcctccattgttccttccatttgtaGCGAAGACAAAACCTGATGTTGGGTTTCAGGtcgctgtgtgggagagggaggagaggattatcacagggctgagcggcagttgccttggccttctgatcagcttgctcattcccactaatGCCAATATGCACTGtcacccaacatagttatctttttacgtgttgatatCAGTTCTTGActacttgcaaggcactacgagagttacaatatattacaatagaatggttcgtaagatctctagccatcttaactgctgcaaggatggcatgtaactctgcagtgaagatcgaggatgCTAGAGAAAGATGCCAGATGCATTCTTCCTTCTGCTAACTGCTGCATAgctcacaccattttcagatttcgaaccatctgtatatattgcatctgatccttggtacttagaaatgtgctgaagaaatttctctctgacttctgcttcagatatctcccctttctcaattccgaccaaatccagctcgacatgattagtccaagggggaaacgGGGAATTCCAGCGGACAGAACCTTAgtgaaatttaaataaagatcttccacaagattcctcattctcctaccatagaatcggctatcctcaagagggttgaaaaccaatctggatgtaggagatcccggtaTCCTTTATAGTCTCgtgtcccagtgtaatgaaagaggtgattctccactctcagcatacgtgaactccacaggtgaagacctgaaaacccctgtacagattctgagagcttcattatgaaccgagtccatcatctggagaacagtggaagtgcagatgaataagcttcacatccatagtcaagccgcagaagcattgtgcagtctgcaccccaaaatagatatgaaagaaccagcaaaatactaagcgcttttgtagccttcacttttaactttttgatgtggGCCACTCAtttaagccttgagtcaaaaataagacccaagtacttcacctcttgacaaattgcagtgggtttgctcctaaatagagggaaggaaagaactttcctcgtttgtgaaaatgtatagccatggtcttgcttgtggaaaatttaaacccatggtATGTTCCCCACTGTACATGATTTATTGTAGTCTGCatatgtccttgcacatcctgtaagcttcctccagaCCAGTACAGTGTAAAGGCATCCCCATACAATTACATGAGGGACACATGGAACATGTCATCATTTATAGcaaggcaaacagggtcacacttaagacactcctttgtgggaccccttacagctgatcttccagattagagaaactgtttccaacccgaactctaaacttcctgttagaaaggaagctttgtatgaaggtaggtaatgctcctcttaaaccaatgtcatacagtatgccatgcttccaagtagtatcataagccttttcaaggtcaaagaagactgctaacagtgACATGGCTATGCAAAGGAATTATGTATAGCagatagcagtttccatcctcacaagtgcatctgtggtcgatctcaattttctaaaccaaattgatatggggtcaacatgttttccttttccaacagccatgtcaacctaaagttgaccattttctccattagtttgcagatgcagctggtacgAGAAATTAGTCTGTaaattcctggtgtggaagcatccttgcaaGGTTTAGGGACAGAAATGATTAtatcctctttccatgtggatggtactgtgccctccctatagatcctattgaataggtctaacaggtacttctgggagctctctggtaagtgagatgtcatttgatatggaatgttgtcacttcctggggcagtcttacggcagagctgcagaGTACATCTCtatgtgcaaaaatggcaaattgtatgaaAGTTCTAcggcagtcctactgaagaacaacactgGACGTTGTTCCTGTTTAGCTCGAAGAGTgcagaatcgggcagtgtaagatgctctagaggagatctctgccatgggtttagctagctcattagcaacatcttttttgtctgtgaggattttgCCATCTTTCTTCAAAGCAGGTCGCGACATGGATgtactctttccagcgatctttcgcaccttgtcccataaccATGCTAAGAGGGtgccagagttaattgaggatacatactgtctccacgatgttTGTCTAGCCTCCATTAGCACTTGCCTGGctttggctcaggtctttttgtaatggatcaaggttacaatgctggggcattGTTTCAAATGCCTTACTGCAGTTTTTCTAGCTTTAACAGTTTATTGGcaatcatcagaccaccatggtaccagaggctgatggtactgcctgctacttttgggaatggatgcttctgctgcaaggtgaattcatgatgtgaagtgattaacagcaccttgaacacactggaaatcattcatagatccttacaatactgcaattgatctcaaaagattccagtccgcatgttcaagtcgccatctctgcactccagtggctggaataccattcacctcctgcaaaagtattgggaagtggtcgcttccatgtaagtcttccatgacctgccaagtgaaattcatctgtgaaccgattgacaggtctatattggagaatgtcccagtttgaatttggaaacctGTGGGAGTGCCACTgtttagtaaaactgcatctactcttaagaacaaggactccaaggcccttcctcgagtgtcttgccagaggtgatgccaaccattgaaatctcccaagtgtAGAAATGTATGTGCCAGTTGCCCAAGAAGATCTtctaaatcatttatgttgagattatgtggaggaaggtagatggatgcaacagtgtaaggtcgtgtcaagcttattctcacagccttcacctgcagtgttgtctgcaggtggatggcctggaagggaatgtcctgacataccattactgctacttctccatgacatccattatcaaaggtcccataatgggcactcagggaaatgggatgattttccctagtcataatctcttgtaggcatacacaaactgtgtTGCATGAAgcaatcagatgttgcagttcttcccattttgcatgaattccctgacagttccattggattagggtattcagttctccaaactacctcttcataaggtgtttggcagcacttatggtcaaggtttgccccacacccttatgctgtccctttccaggatcttgggagattCTTTTGAGGGActgtttacccatggaactagtttccataggcttccttttgacagccttagggtttctttgcctgggcaaagaacggaccagagcctttgcttcaggggcattctgcctagcagcagaggcccctatGGATGTGTTAGCAGCTGGAGTCGTCATcgttgaggcccctggacccTTTGACGGCTCCAGAGGCCCCACTCTGAgaagagtcttttgaacaggctcagtaTTCCTTTGCCTGAgctttaggggcattctgcctagcagaggaggcccctgtggatgtggtggcagctggagctgtcaccattgagacCTCTAGGGCCTTGATTGATGGCTCCAAAGATCTTATTTTggtaggagtctcctcaatagacccttcactcctactccgttttttgTGAAACTCAGTAGAAGCAGTTTCAGCAactgaggactgaggtttaaaggtagtggcagattgtgtggtgtaagaagtattggagggcaagggatggtgggaaggaggatgggctaaaaccgaagcaaaggacttcccTGGCTGtgtaaacagcacacaggcacattgctttgcccctggaaaacgaaatttctccttgctcctttttacTAAATGACCTGATGACCTGTTgcaccacactttacacaaacTCAAGGTTGTtgattttccttaaaatggcaagagttggttccatgcccataaccctgtgGAAACACCACATAGGGttaggcacatatggctttaccttgaggtggtaccagtCCTACATAACTGGTTCTGAAAGGACTAacattttaaaagttagaaggagagctggtgtcaactgttccaaactatcaattttctttttaaaacgttttactgccactacattaaaattctttagttcctttaCCAGTTTCtactcagaatacctcatcaggactcgggaaaagacaattcccttacactgatccatgattgatacatcaTCAATgctcttcactactaggtacttactatatggaatactctcatatttaccaggtaagatttccttaatggatcgAGTCCAAGAACCATTAcgatcccattcttgccctttgaaagccagaaaggttccagagtgacaacatgtgacatTCCAGAGAGAATGGCTatgggattgcataggtcgtcagctAGATCtctggagtccaatgaggggaagctatagttgggctcaaaatctcccatatatgcagccactatttcaGTACTGACAGGACCTATGCattaccgactgaacagtgcctgcttgaccctagccatatttgaccaaccaattgacttgaccgggccttgatcaagccacccatctaaccagaataaaggaccaaaaaggtgtgttgctagctgcagggctcAGCATGCAGCATCACTAaatctccaggactcctgtctcctagtaatactgGATGCcaagcacggcaaacacacgtgggagagttctccctggtccaggATGGAGGCAACCAGGTGTGGGTGCACCATCctctctcataggtcttggtgccctagggagccattttgtctcatccttcaTTGGTGACCCCTTCAGTATAGGTacccctctggtccagctcaccaggtcattgggacctcaagtcccccccccccactgcagcAATGTGGCTCCCGTTAGGGGGGATGACTAAGAGAGATGACTTACCACAGTAGGGGgcgggggggcttgaggtcccaatgacctagggagccggaccagagggctacccatagtAGAGAGGTCAGTAgtcagggatgagacaaaatgtctTCCAGGCACACCAAAGCCTATTAGGGGATGGTGCACCATACCCTAATAGGCTTTGGTGTGCCTTGTATTGAGACAGGTGTCCTGgaagttgagcgatgctgcatgctgtgccTGGCAGATAGCAATAcatctctttggtcctctattctggtgaGATGGGTgccttgatcaaggcccggtgaAGACAATCGTCTGGTCAAATATAGCTAGGATCAAGCTGACATTCCCAAGTAGCATCACAATATGTCCCGCCACTGCTATCAATATTGGTAGCGCacaggtcccgcgactgccattagtactataatagtggctgcgtatatttcctcattacccctgtaaTGCTGTCTAGcactctccctgatgacctacgcaatcccctggccattccctctggaacatcacatgtcagtctggaacctttccagctttcaaagggcaagaatgggaatcataatgttCCTGGGTTCCCAAatcaggtaaggagaaaagtcctcctcaatccattaaggaaattttacttggtaaatatgagagtatttcatataggaAGTATCTAgtggtgaagaccattgatggtgtatcaatcatggatcttgatattttttaagtacattggaaaatagttgaaatatgtcaatgtgatcctcgcatcaccccacagcaagatggtagcttgatagttgaggtttcgttacCAGACGAGAGTTACcatcaagtttcatgttctcacaaaacccttaatcagtgtaaaggaattgtcttttcccgagacctgatgaagtattctgaggagaaactgttagaggaactagaaaattttaatgtagtggcagtaaaacgttttaagaagaaagttgatggtttggaacagtcgacaccagctatCCTTCTAACTTCtgaaacgttagtccttccagaatcagttaggttggcatggtaccacctcaaggtaaagctatatgtgcccaaccctatgcggtgcttccactgccaggaataagggcatggagccaactcttcctatgacaactgtccaggtccaatatgctgttaccaccgcaaagaagctcatgaagcttcttcaaagcaatgtaaaaagtacaaatttgaaagAGAAGTATGTTTAATATGGAGCAAGGAGAAATTTAGTTTTCCAGGGGCAAAGcaacgtgcccatgtgctgtttgcacagccaggtaggtcctttgcctCTGttttagcccatcctccttcccaccatcccttgccctccagtgcttcttacaaaACAcattctgccacttcctctaaacctcagtcccaaatttctgacactgcctctggtgagttgctccaccagaaacagagtaggagtgaagggtctattgaggagactcctcctgcCAAAGTAAGGTcgttggagccatcagttaaggctccacaggcctcaacggtgacagctccagctgccaccacatccacaggggccttcactgctagacagaatgcccctgaagcaaaggctcaagtcagttctttgcccaggcaaagaaatcctgagcctgtcaaaaggaagcctgtggaaactagttccacaggtaaacaacccttaaaaaggtactcccaggatccttgaaagggacagcctaaaggtatggggcaaaccttgaccacaggtgctgccaaacgccttatgaagaagtaatctgaagaactggataccctaatccaatggaactgtcagggaattcatgcaaaaatggAAGAGCTGCAACatttgatagcttcatgtaatccagtatgtgtatatatacaagaaattatgatcagggaaaatcgtcccattttcctgagaggattccaagttcaagcccattatgggacttttcacaatggacctcatggacgagcagcagtaatggtacatcaggatattccc from the Penaeus monodon isolate SGIC_2016 chromosome 35, NSTDA_Pmon_1, whole genome shotgun sequence genome contains:
- the LOC119595295 gene encoding glycine-rich cell wall structural protein 2-like, which gives rise to MRLGVLLLVSVLWTAQGFPARNGCVGRPGGPPGLGNPSFQPVVFVPVYLASPATGPCGGPGQGGDGGSGGSGGSGSGTRSGGSGGSGSGNRKWRKRGSGGSGGSGQRKWKRQWEGGSGSGTGSGEAVEVEVVRKGGSGGKWYGKWRKHVEVEDIVIENPACLV